TACCTCCATCTCTTTCCGATACTCGTCGATGGCTTTCATAGCGGCATCCTCAACGTATTCGTCCATGCCGCCCTTTTTCTCGGGTTTCTGAATCCTGCCCCCCAAGAATTTTCCGATCATGGTGACGCTTCTGCTCGTCAGGTTTCCGAAGTCATTGGCCAGATCGCCGTTAATTCTGTGGACCACGGCTTGCTTTGAAAAATCGCCGTCAAGGCCAAAGGGCACTTCCCTGAAGAGGAAGAACCTGAATTCATCGACGCCGTACGTTTTCACGATTTCGCGAGGGTCAACGACATTGCCTAAGGATTTGGACATCTTTTGTCCCTCGATAGTCCACCAGCCGTGCGCGAAGATATGTCTGGGCGGGGTAAGGCCATAGGACATGAGGAAGCTCGGCCAGTATACGGCATGAAACCTGAGGATGTCCTTGCCGATAAGATGAGCGTCGCAGGGCCAGTAGGCATTGAACGTCTCCATATCTTCAAGGAAACCGATGCCGGTCAGATAATTCGTCAGGGCGTCAAACCACACGTAGACTATGTGACGCTCGTTTCCGGGCACGGGAATTCCCCACTGAAAGCTCGTCCTGCTGACGCTCAAGTCCCTAAGCCCGCCCTTGACGAAACTTGCAACCTCGTTATATCTGATCTCCGGCAGGATGAAATTTTTCTGATGGTTGAGTAGATCAAGGAGGGGTTGAGTGTACTTTGAGAGTTTGAAAAAATAACTCTCTTCTTTCAATTTTTCGGGTTTTCTCAGACAGTCCGGACAGAGCCCGTCCTTGAGCTGCAACTCCGTATAGTATGCTTCGCAAGGAACACAATACCAGTCCTCGTATTCGCCAAGGTAGATATCACCTTTCTCAAGGACTTTCTCAAATACGTGCTGGACCACCTTTCTGTGACGTTCTTCGGTCGTCCTTATGAAACCGGTATTGGTAATATTGAGCGCATGCCAGAGATCGGTGAACCGGTGGACCATGTTGTCTGCGTGCTCTTTGGGATGGATGTTGAGCGCCTGGGCGGCCTTCTCCACCTTCTGCCCGTGTTCATCCGTGCCTGTCAGGAAGAATACCCTGAACCCTTGAAGGCGCCTGTACCGTGCCATTATGTCCGCTGCGATCGTGGTATATGCGTGGCCTATGTGGGGCACGTCATTGATATAGTAGATCGGGGTGGTGATATAGTATTTTTTGTCCATTGAGCACTCCAAATGAGCGTAACCAAATAGTGCTGTTGCAGGAACCAGATTAGGATATAATAACCGGTTGCCAAATTACAATAACAAAAGACTTCGGATAATAGGCCACGCTTGGTAGTTGTTTTTGAATCGTCGCCTTCAGCGTTTTTTGTCCGCTTGCGGGTGATGAGGGGGCGCCGGTTTCTTCTCCTGGTCAGGATGAAGGGTTATGTCCTTGAGCGGCAGGGTCACCTCTTTGCCGTCGTCGAGGTGAACGGTGATGGTGGAATTCAGCGTGTTGTGTTTTACGACCTTGCCTTCCCCCTGGGGCACCACAACCCTTTTGCCGATTTTGGGGAACCCCTTCTTCCCGTCGACGTAGGTATCGTACTCATATGAAAGACAGCACATGAGCCTTCCGCATATGCCCGAAATCTTTGCGGGGTTGAGCGCCAGACTCTGCTCCTTCACCATCTTAATGGAGACAATAGAGAAGTTATTCAAAAACCTCCTGCAACAGACCGTGTTTCCGCAGTTCCCCAATCCCCCGATAATCTTCGCCTCATCCCGCACACCGACCTGTCTCAATTCGACCCTGACCTTGAATTCTTTTGCCAGTTCCTTGACAAGGTCTCTGAAGTCTACCCTGTTCTCCGCTATGAAATAAAAGAGAAGTTTACCCCCGCCAAAAAGGTACTCGGTGTTGAGGAGCTTCATGGGGAGGCCCATTTCCTGGATCTTCTGTCTGCAGAAGTCGAAGGCATAACGCTCCTTTTCCTTCAGGGCCTTATATTCCTTTACCTCTTCCTCCGTCACCTTCCGCGTCATTTTCTTTAATCCTTCCCTGGAGGTCTCAACAGGTTCAGTAATGACTTTGCCGAGACAGGCCCCCTTATCCAGCTCGCTCACGACAAAATCGCCGATCCGCACATCACCTATTGCCTCGAGCTCGACTACGCCTGTCAGTCTATCTATGGCCACGTAACAGCTTTTCATACCGTCCTACCTCATAACCTGGAACAACAGGTTCTCAAATGCGAGCCACCTGTTTATATTATACCGCATAACGCGCGTGGTTTCCTGAATTCTTTGAAGTCTATCCTCAACCCATCTCACGTCCGGTCCCTGTCGGGACAGAAGCTCTTCCACATCCTTATTCACTAGTTTCCCGCGATCGCCGGTATGCTTGAGCACGAGAAGGTCCCGAAAGAGCGAAAGCAAGAAAGCGAGATACATGCCGAAGCCGCCCTCGGTGGCGGCAATCCTCTCTGTTATGAGAGACGCCCCGACAAAGTTCCTTCCTCCGCCGAGAATGAGTTCCGCGACCATGCGCCGCAAGTTCAGATTGTCGTCTTCGTTCCAGAAGAGTCCGCATCCGATACTTCCATAGGAAATATCGGCAAGAAGCTCAGCATGTCTCTCCTGAACCTGTTCTCCGGAAGCCGGCTTATTGTCGGTATACAGGTGTTGCACAAAGTATTGTTTCAATTGTTCCTTGAGAAGAGGGGTGAAGAATATCCTCGTGCATCGTGACCGTATGGTGAGAGGAATTTCCTTCTCGGCTGAGGTGACGAGAAAGAACACATTGAAAGGGGGCGGCTCTTCCAGGGTCTTTAGGAGGGCGTTAGCGGCCTCAGGGGTGAGTTTTTCCGCGCTATCAATAATGATGGCCCGCCTGTCACTCTCGTAAGGGTATTCGTAGATTTCCTTACTGAGCATCCTTGACCGGTCTATACCGATCGAACCCTGGCCCTCGATGGCGATGAGATCCGGATGGCTTCCGCGGGTGAGCTTAATGCAGGCGCGACATGTGCCGCAGGCCGAGTGGGTTTCACAGAACAGGTAGTTAACAAATTCGCGCGCAACCTGCTTCTTTCCGATCCCGTCCTGGCCGCAGAACAGAAAGGCATGCGCGATATTCTTGCGCTCAAGCATGGCCAAGAGAAGTCTCTTTTGCCTTTCATGGCCGATGATACGGTCAAATCCCATAGGTTGTAAAAAGCTCCTCCACTTTCTTTCTAATGGCCATCTGTATGGTATTTTTATCGAGCGTGCCCTTGATGACAAAGAAACGCTTTGGATCTTCTTTAGAGAGTTTCTCATAAGCCTTCCGTATCTTTCTGTGGAACGAAAGGTCCTCTTTTTCGAACCTGTCCATGGATGCTGCCCGCGCTTTTCTGCCGAGCCCCTCTTTTACCGGACAGTCGAGCAGGATCGTGAGATTGGGTCGGATGCCTTTCGTAACGAACCGATTGAGCGTCTCAATGATACCGAGATCGATGCCCCTGCCATAGCCCTGGTATGCATATGAAGCATCGACGAACCGGTCACAGAGAACGATTTTGTGTTCCTTGAGGGCAGGTCTGATCAGTTGTTCCACGTGTTGCGCCCTCATGGCCATGAATACGAGAAGTTCAGAAAGAGGATAAACCTCCATATGCTCGTGGAGAAAGACTTTCCTCAATATTTCACCGAACGGTGTACCGCCAGGTTCGCGGGTCTTGATGACCTTTTTCTTTTTGCCTATCAGATAGTTATACAGGAGTTCTATCTGCGTGGTTTTACCGCTTCCTTCAATACCTTCAAACGTGATCAGCATGAAACCCTCTTGGATGGAATGATGAGTATCGTATATACAACCCGGACGGATATGGACGAGACGTCATCGTCTCACCTGCTCGGATTCGTTATGACCTGAGCGCATCGCGCGTAAGGTTGTAGGTGACTTCATTTGTCCTTGTTTCAATTTTCCTTCTACTTGAGAACCCTGTCCATGTAATCGCCGGTCCTCGTATCGATGCGGACCGTATCACCCTCTTCAACGAACAGGGGGACCTGTATGGTGTACCCTGTTTCCAGAACCGCTGGTTTCGTGGCATTCTGAGCGGTGTCACCCTTTACCCCGGGCTCGGCCTGCACAATGCGCAGCTCGACGAAATTCTGTATGTCTACGCCCAGTGTCCTTCCCTGGTAAAAAAGGATTGTTGCGACCATGCCTTCTTTCAAATAGTTCTTGGCGTCGCCTAAGCTCTTTTCGTCGATGAAGAGCTGGTCGTAGGTATTCTGGTCCATGAAGTGGTAGTTGACGTCTTCCTTATAGAGGAACTGCATGGCTTTTTCCTCCATCTCAGGGACTTCCGCCTTGTCGCCGGAACGATACGTTCTATCAAGTACGTTACCCGAGACGAGGCTTTTGAGACGTGTTCTCACAAAGGCTCCGCCCTTTCCTGGTTTCACATGCTGAAAATCAACGATCACAAAAGGTTCGTTGTCGACCAATATTCTCAAACCTTTTCTGAATTCCGATGTACTGACAATCATTCTTTCCTCCTGCTTTAAATTCTGTCCGGCATGCGCATCCGCCGGATCACGTTTATCTCTAAATGATGAAGAGATCCTTCCGAAGACGGGTGAGGACGCTTGCACCTTCTTCGGTAATAAGGACCATGTCTTCGAGCCTTACCCCGCCGATATTCGGCAGGTAGATACCCGGTTCTATGGTGACGATCATATTTTCCTCGAGGAGGCCTTGGGAGTTACTGGATATGGTCGGGGCTTCATGGACGGCGATGCCGACCCCATGACCCACGCCGTGCCGGAAAAATTCTCCGTATCCTTTTTCTCCGATATATCCCCTAACAATAGCGTCAAGGTCTTTTATGGCCACCCCCGCTTTCGCGTGCGCGAGCCCGAGCCTTCTCGCCTCGTCGACGATCGTATAAATTGCCCCGATCTCTTCCTTAGGTGGCCCCATGAGCACCGTGCATGTTTCGTCGCTGCAATACCCGTTTACCTGGACACCGAAATCGATGATAACCGCGTCGCCCAGTGCTATGGGTCTGTCTGACGGTTCTGCGTGCGGAAGAGCCGATCGCGGCCCTGATGCCACGATGGTCTGAAATGCCGCGTTATCAGCCCCCAATCTTCGCATGGCATAATCGAGGTCGCTCGCGACCTCCTTTTCCGTTCTGCCGGGCACGATCCTTTCTAAAACTTCGGTGAACGAATCCGTCGCGATCGTTATTGCATTAACCATCGCGTTTATTTCATCCGGTTCCTTAATCTGTCTAATCTCTTCTATGGAGTTTTCAAGCGGAATGAGCGACACATCGGGCAGCATTTCCTTTAAGAGTTGGTAAAGGTTGTAGGGCACATGGAAACTGTCGAAGCCCATCCGCTGAATGCCGTATTTCTGACAGATATCGAGGAAGACGTTCTGTTTTTGTCTGACCTCGACGACCTGAATACCCCTGGTTGCCTCTTTTGCGTGGGTAATGTAGCGAAAATCGGTGAGAAGGATAACATCTCCCTTGGTAACGACAAGCGTGCCCTCGGAACCCCTGAACCCCGTGAGGTAAAAGATATTGTCCATACCCTTGAGCACACATGCATCGAGACCTGCCTCCCCGATGACGTGGAGCACTTTTTCAATCCGGTTTTCTCGCATCCTCTGCTACCGCGCCTTCTCGACTGAGATTATATTCAATACGAAGCCCTACCTCTTTGCCTTCAGATCTTTTTTCAGTAAGGCGATTTGTTTCTTATAAAAATCGTTGTGAGGCTCTTTCTTGAAAAGTTCCTTATATATCTCCAATGCCTGCTCTACGTAGCCCTGGTCCAGATAAATCTTTGCCAGGGTGGCCGATATAATCCCGGGTTTTTCCATACAGGGGATAGTTAAATGAATCTCTCGCCAAAAATCAAGCTAAATCGTATAATATCGGCCTTTTATCGTGCAATCGCTGGCGTACGCATAAGCCTTTCCAAGTCGAGGAGAGCTACCCCGTGAGCTGCCGCACTTCGTAGAAGAGATCGCAGGCCACACTGGCGATGATAACCATTTGAAGACCTGTATTCCTCATGATGGCTTTGGCCACCTCGATGGGGCTTTCTCGCTTAATCAAGGCGTCGTACTTATTGAGCACGAAGAGGCAATGTGCTTTTTGCACGTTCTTAAGCATGCTCTCGTTTGTGAGAAGCATCGCAAAGATATCCGGCGAGACTATCCCGTCCCCCGTCCTCCCGCCTTCTTTCTCGAACAGTTCCCACCTGAAGACCTTCTCCCGCACGGGGCCAAAGAAACCGTCAAGACCGGCTACCACGAAAACCAATTCGGAGAAAGGTGGTATCACGGGTTCATGGGAGGCAGGGTATTTAAGAGGTCTGCCTTTTGCCCCGTCTGCTTCTATGAGAATCGTATCGAAGCTCCCACCCAGTTCGAGAAGATCCTCAAAATCCAATGCGGTGAGTTTCTCGTTTTCAAGGGTCTTTCCGATCCGAACCACGCCGCCCTGCGTGGCCGTGTTCAGGGAGCCTTTTGAAAGGAGTCTGTACGGCTCGCGAGCGTATATCTTTGTCGTGGTCGTAATCGCAGCCTTTCTGTGTTGCGATGCGACCCGGGCGGCCAGATATTCCATGAGGGAAGTTTTACCCCCGGCCCCCACCAGGGCGATATATTTCTTGTCTGCGATGTGGCGTAAAGGGTCAATCTTTTGAATATGCCACATAGGGAAGGCGTTTGATACGTTCGACTATTTCAAGAACCCGCTTTTTGTTCTCTTCTTCCACGAAGAGCGTCGCGTAGCCTTTTTGGAGAATAAAAAGGCCGTCATAGGCGGTATCCTTGTGTTCTTTGATGCTACAGGCTATGTTCTCTTTTTCGAGAGCATCTTTGATCATGTCCATTTCAAAGATGCTCTCGATGGTATGAATCTTTACCCATTTATTTGACGGACTCATTTGGTGTCTGGACTGAGCCCCTGTCGCTTGGTCCAATCCAAATTTCCACCTCCGTCGTCCCAAAGGCTGCGCGAGACATCTTGATATTGCATGTCTTGTCTTCTTTTACGTAATTCAGCACAACGTCTTTGTATCGAAAACTATTGATGTATTTCCATCCGTTCTTGGGCATGTTTATCTTGAAATAGTTCTCGAGGGATTGGAATTCGACGTTCCCGCTCAGGAAGAGCACACCGGCCCTGAACGTGGGAGTTTCATAGACGAAGCTCTTCTCGCTCACGATAGTGAGTTCCTTGGGCACAGGTACATCAGGAAAGCCGTAAAACACCTGATTGGGTCCTTCCTGCCTCGGCGGGGCAGCGTTCTCGGCGCCTCCCTTCTGAAAATACGCACACCCGGAACAGAGCAATAGAATGACAAAAAGCAGAACGATAGATTTCCTCATACACTCCCTCCCTTGTTATTTCTTTCAAGATACGCATAGGCGCTGTGGTTATGGATACTCTCAAAATTTTCGGCCTCAACGGCGAACCACTCGATATTCGTATCTTTTGAAAACGTATCGGCTATGTCCCTCACGACGTCCTCGACGAATTTAGGGTTTTCGTAGGCCTTTTCCGTGATGAACTTTTCATCTTCCCTTTTGAGAATAGAGTATATATCACTACTGGCACATTTTTCTATAGTATTTATTATATCTTCTATCCAGAAGAGCCGCTTAGCCCTCAGGTTTGTTTTCACCACGCCACGCTGGTTATGCGCTCCATACTTGCTTATTTCTTTGGAGCAGGGACACAGCGTGTTGATAGGCACCGACACGGAGACAACAAATTCCTTCATAACGTCTTGATTATCCATGGAGCCCCAGAATCCGCACTCATATTCCATATAGCTCTGGGTTTTTGATACGGGGGCTTCCTTCTTGATGAAATAGGGGAATTTGACGATTATGTAAGCCGATTCCGCATCCAGTCTTCTTTTCAGCTCTTTCAAAATATCGGGGAAATTCTTCATGTTGATCATGTTCTTGTTCTCGTGGAGGATCTCAACGAATCTGCTCATATGAGTCCCTCTGTAATGATGCGGAAGGTTGACGTACATATCGATGGTCGCAATAGTGTGCTGGGTACCGTTTGCCTTGTCGAGCACGATGATCGGATATTTTACGTTCTTGACCCCCACCTTATCGATCTCGATTTCCCGATCGTCAGGCATGCTCTGCACGTCGGCCATCTTTGCTTTATCGCTCATAAGCGGCATACGCCTTGTCCGATTCCCAGACCCGTACCTCTTTGAGTGAGACGCCGGTTGTCTTGATCTTTTTTTCCATCTGTCCGTGTATGTACATGGCGATATATTCTGCTGAGCTTGCCTTCTCGGAAAAGAAAGGTATCTCGTTGAGATACTTATGATCGAGTAGAGCGAGCACCTGTCGTAAGTTATCCTTGAGAATTTTGAAATCGATGAGCAGCCCGTCCGCGCCGAGCGTCTCTCCCGAGAAGAAAGCCTCGACAAGGAAATTATGGCCGTGGAGTTCCTCGCACTGTCCTTTGTACCCCACGAGCCTGTGCGCGGCCGCGAAGCTATCCTTAACACATAGGGTAAACATACGATACTCTATAGTCTGGATTGGGATAAAGTCAATAGATAAGGGAAGACGCCCTCTCCTCGATACGCGACTACTTCTTGACCTTCTTGACTGCCTTTCTGATGACGACGTAACCCTTGGCCGGGCCCGGAACCGCGCCTTCGATGAGAAGGAGGTTCGTATCACCTCTCACATCGATCACTTTCAGGTTCTGTACCGTTATCCGGGCAGCGCCCATATGGCCGGGCATCTTCTTGCCCTTCATGGTCCTGCCGGGGGTCATGTTCTGGCCGATCGATCCGCCGTGTCGGAAATATTCATGTGCGCCGTGAGATGCCGGTGCGCCACCGAATCCATGG
The nucleotide sequence above comes from Syntrophorhabdaceae bacterium. Encoded proteins:
- the tmk gene encoding dTMP kinase, encoding MLITFEGIEGSGKTTQIELLYNYLIGKKKKVIKTREPGGTPFGEILRKVFLHEHMEVYPLSELLVFMAMRAQHVEQLIRPALKEHKIVLCDRFVDASYAYQGYGRGIDLGIIETLNRFVTKGIRPNLTILLDCPVKEGLGRKARAASMDRFEKEDLSFHRKIRKAYEKLSKEDPKRFFVIKGTLDKNTIQMAIRKKVEELFTTYGI
- the efp gene encoding elongation factor P; its protein translation is MIVSTSEFRKGLRILVDNEPFVIVDFQHVKPGKGGAFVRTRLKSLVSGNVLDRTYRSGDKAEVPEMEEKAMQFLYKEDVNYHFMDQNTYDQLFIDEKSLGDAKNYLKEGMVATILFYQGRTLGVDIQNFVELRIVQAEPGVKGDTAQNATKPAVLETGYTIQVPLFVEEGDTVRIDTRTGDYMDRVLK
- the yqeC gene encoding selenium cofactor biosynthesis protein YqeC; this translates as MWHIQKIDPLRHIADKKYIALVGAGGKTSLMEYLAARVASQHRKAAITTTTKIYAREPYRLLSKGSLNTATQGGVVRIGKTLENEKLTALDFEDLLELGGSFDTILIEADGAKGRPLKYPASHEPVIPPFSELVFVVAGLDGFFGPVREKVFRWELFEKEGGRTGDGIVSPDIFAMLLTNESMLKNVQKAHCLFVLNKYDALIKRESPIEVAKAIMRNTGLQMVIIASVACDLFYEVRQLTG
- the folE2 gene encoding GTP cyclohydrolase FolE2 codes for the protein MSDKAKMADVQSMPDDREIEIDKVGVKNVKYPIIVLDKANGTQHTIATIDMYVNLPHHYRGTHMSRFVEILHENKNMINMKNFPDILKELKRRLDAESAYIIVKFPYFIKKEAPVSKTQSYMEYECGFWGSMDNQDVMKEFVVSVSVPINTLCPCSKEISKYGAHNQRGVVKTNLRAKRLFWIEDIINTIEKCASSDIYSILKREDEKFITEKAYENPKFVEDVVRDIADTFSKDTNIEWFAVEAENFESIHNHSAYAYLERNNKGGSV
- the metG gene encoding methionine--tRNA ligase, producing the protein MDKKYYITTPIYYINDVPHIGHAYTTIAADIMARYRRLQGFRVFFLTGTDEHGQKVEKAAQALNIHPKEHADNMVHRFTDLWHALNITNTGFIRTTEERHRKVVQHVFEKVLEKGDIYLGEYEDWYCVPCEAYYTELQLKDGLCPDCLRKPEKLKEESYFFKLSKYTQPLLDLLNHQKNFILPEIRYNEVASFVKGGLRDLSVSRTSFQWGIPVPGNERHIVYVWFDALTNYLTGIGFLEDMETFNAYWPCDAHLIGKDILRFHAVYWPSFLMSYGLTPPRHIFAHGWWTIEGQKMSKSLGNVVDPREIVKTYGVDEFRFFLFREVPFGLDGDFSKQAVVHRINGDLANDFGNLTSRSVTMIGKFLGGRIQKPEKKGGMDEYVEDAAMKAIDEYRKEMEVFSYHKALQNAFEIVSILNKYIDSEAPWRLAKEGDPRIKTVLYNIWNGLRIVAVLFYPFMPTRSQQIWSALGIGKSIESAIFDDEARFFTPPDLSAIDKIAPIFPRIEA
- the ricT gene encoding regulatory iron-sulfur-containing complex subunit RicT, producing MKSCYVAIDRLTGVVELEAIGDVRIGDFVVSELDKGACLGKVITEPVETSREGLKKMTRKVTEEEVKEYKALKEKERYAFDFCRQKIQEMGLPMKLLNTEYLFGGGKLLFYFIAENRVDFRDLVKELAKEFKVRVELRQVGVRDEAKIIGGLGNCGNTVCCRRFLNNFSIVSIKMVKEQSLALNPAKISGICGRLMCCLSYEYDTYVDGKKGFPKIGKRVVVPQGEGKVVKHNTLNSTITVHLDDGKEVTLPLKDITLHPDQEKKPAPPHHPQADKKR
- a CDS encoding DNA polymerase III subunit; the protein is MGFDRIIGHERQKRLLLAMLERKNIAHAFLFCGQDGIGKKQVAREFVNYLFCETHSACGTCRACIKLTRGSHPDLIAIEGQGSIGIDRSRMLSKEIYEYPYESDRRAIIIDSAEKLTPEAANALLKTLEEPPPFNVFFLVTSAEKEIPLTIRSRCTRIFFTPLLKEQLKQYFVQHLYTDNKPASGEQVQERHAELLADISYGSIGCGLFWNEDDNLNLRRMVAELILGGGRNFVGASLITERIAATEGGFGMYLAFLLSLFRDLLVLKHTGDRGKLVNKDVEELLSRQGPDVRWVEDRLQRIQETTRVMRYNINRWLAFENLLFQVMR
- a CDS encoding DUF2007 domain-containing protein — protein: MSPSNKWVKIHTIESIFEMDMIKDALEKENIACSIKEHKDTAYDGLFILQKGYATLFVEEENKKRVLEIVERIKRLPYVAYSKD
- a CDS encoding 6-carboxytetrahydropterin synthase; amino-acid sequence: MFTLCVKDSFAAAHRLVGYKGQCEELHGHNFLVEAFFSGETLGADGLLIDFKILKDNLRQVLALLDHKYLNEIPFFSEKASSAEYIAMYIHGQMEKKIKTTGVSLKEVRVWESDKAYAAYER
- a CDS encoding Xaa-Pro peptidase family protein; protein product: MRENRIEKVLHVIGEAGLDACVLKGMDNIFYLTGFRGSEGTLVVTKGDVILLTDFRYITHAKEATRGIQVVEVRQKQNVFLDICQKYGIQRMGFDSFHVPYNLYQLLKEMLPDVSLIPLENSIEEIRQIKEPDEINAMVNAITIATDSFTEVLERIVPGRTEKEVASDLDYAMRRLGADNAAFQTIVASGPRSALPHAEPSDRPIALGDAVIIDFGVQVNGYCSDETCTVLMGPPKEEIGAIYTIVDEARRLGLAHAKAGVAIKDLDAIVRGYIGEKGYGEFFRHGVGHGVGIAVHEAPTISSNSQGLLEENMIVTIEPGIYLPNIGGVRLEDMVLITEEGASVLTRLRKDLFII